The sequence TCCTTCTTATTCGTCCAGGCGACAGAATCCCGGTTGATGGTATTATTATTAAGGGGAATAGTGTTGTTGATGAATCTATGCTTACTGGAGAGAGTCTTCCTGTTTCTAAAACTGAGGGGGATGTGATTATTGGAGGTACTTTGAATTCCAATGGTGTGTTGCATGTTCGGGCTCAGCAGGTGGGGCAGGATACCATGTTGTCACGTATTGTCCGGATGGTCCAGGAAGCACAGGGATCCAAGGCTCCAATAGCTGGAATGGCTGATCGCATCAGTCTCTATTTTGTTCCTGTTGTTATGGTCTTTGCCGTGTTCACCGGACTTTGCTGGTATTTTGTAGGGAGTGCTGACTTCTCAACGTCACTTCGATTCTTCATTGCCGTCCTCGTCATTGCCTGTCCGTGTGCCATGGGCCTTGCAACTCCCACATCTATAATGGTCGGTACGGGCAGAGGGGCACAGCTTGGCGTCCTGGTAAAGAGTGGTGAGGCGCTCGAGATGGCAGAGAAAATAGATGCTGTCGTCTTTGATAAAACAGGTACCCTGACCCATGGAAAACCAGAGCTTACGGATATCCTGACTGTTGAGAATGAGATGGACACCAAAGATTTTCTTTTTCTTGCGGCATCCTGTGAACAGAATTCGGAACACCTCCTGGCTATGGCCCTTGTGGCTGGTGCGGTTGCTGAAAACATCAGCCTGATACAGCCTCATGAATTTGAGGCAGTGCAGGGTAAGGGGATTCAGGGGCAGGTGGATGGCAGAACAGTGTTGCTTGGCAATAAACAGTTGTTGAAAGAAAAAGGTGTCGGGGTCAGTCAGCTGGAAGCAAAAGTAAATGAATTATCCGCCGAGGGAAAAACCGTCCTCTATCTCGCTGTGGATAACAGCTTTGTGGCCATCTTCGCTGTTGCTGATACTCTGAAAACTGAAGTGCCAGCTGCGATTGGGCGTATGCGTGAAATGGGTTTGCGATTGATCATGCTTACCGGGGATCAGGAAGCAACAGCGAATGCCATTGCCAGGCAGGCCGGGTTGACCGAGGTGATCTCACAGGTGCTGCCAGATAAAAAGGCAGACGTCATACAAGATCTTCAGAAAAAAGGGCTGAAGGTTGCCATGGTCGGAGACGGTATTAATGATGCACCGGCACTTGCTCGTGCCGATGTCGGTATTGCGATGGGAACCGGAATTGATATTGCTATTGAATCAGGTGATATTGTCATCATGAAGGGCAATCTCGATGGGGTGATTACCTCTCTAGCACTCTCGCGTGCCGTGATGCGAAATATTCGTCAAAATCTGTTCTGGGCTTTTGGTTATAATGTTGTAGGTATTCCTGTTGCAGCAGGACTACTCACGCTCTTTGGTGGGCCCGCCCTCAATCCTATGATTGCGGGTGGAGCAATGGCACTGAGTTCTGTGTCTGTGGTATCCAACGCTCTGCGCCTTCGTTTTTTTAGGGTTTGATTTGGACCACTGAATCGCCAATGTTTTTTCTTGACTTTTCTCCTCACAGATTTATATATGTATACGTTTAACTGAATGCTTGTTCATTTCATTGCTGTTCCAAAAAAAATTGGTTCGGTACATTTTTGAAAATTAACTTAGAGGGAATCATTATGGCTTCAAAATTGGTTGCACCACATGGTGGAAAAGGTCTTGTTTGTGCTCTTCTTGAGGGCAAAGAGCGTGATGCTGAGCTTGCAAAAGCAAAAGGTCTGAAGCAGATTGAAATTTCTGATCGCGCTAAAGGCGATCTGATTATGATGGGAATTGGAGGTTTTTCTCCTCTTTCTGGTTTCATGACCAAGGCTGACTGGAAAGGCGTTTGTGAGAATTTCACCATGGCTGACGGAACCTTCTGGCCTGTACCCATTACCCTTGATGTAAATAAAGCCGATGGCGTTAATGTTGGTGATGAGATTGCCCTTGTCAGAAAAGGTGAAGTTTTTGCTACCATGCATGTAACCGAAGCTTTTGAAATGACCGAAGCTGATAAAAAATGGGAATGTGAGAAAGTTTTCATGGGTGAAGGCGAAGAGTCTGTAGATGGAAACTTCTGGAAAATCGCTCCAGATGATCACCCAGGCGTTATCATGGTAATGGCTCAAAAAGAAGTGAACATTGCCGGTCCTGTTAAAGTACTTTCTCAGGGTGAGTATCCTAAAGAGTACCCAGGAGTATATCTTACCCCTGCCGAAACCCGCAAAATGTTCGACGAGCGCGGATGGGCCAATGTTGCTGCTCTTCAGCTTCGTAACCCAATGCATCGTTCTCATGAGTACCTTGCAAAAATCGCAGTTGAAGTATGTGATGGTGTTCTCATTCACTCCCTCATCGGTAACCTCAAGCCAGGCGACATTCCAGCACCTGTTCGTGTAAAAGCTATCGATATCCTCATTGAAAACTACTTTGTAAAAGAGAACGTTATCAACTCTGGTTATCCTCTTGATATGCGTTATGCCGGTCCTCGTGAAGGTCTCCTTCATGCTACCTTCCGTCAGAACTACGGCGTTAACAACATGCTGATCGGTCGTGACCACGCTGGTGTTGGTGACTTCTATGGTCTGTTCGAAGCTCAGGAAATCTTTGAGCGTATTCCTCACACCGGTGATGATGCAAAAGATCTCCTTTGCAAGCCAATGAAAATTGACTGGACCTTCTACTGTTCCGAGTGTGATGGTATGGCTTCTCTTCGTACCTGTCCTCATGACAAATCTTCCCGCGTTATCCTTTCCGGTACCAAACTTCGTAAGGCCCTCTCCGATGGCGCTGAGATCGTAGACCATTTTGGTCGTAACGAAGTTCTGGATCACCTGAAAGTGTACTATGCAAGCCTGACCGAGAAAGTCGAGGTCAAAATGCAGGGTGCCGCTTCTGGCGAATCCATGTAATTTGTCCTACAGACTTGTATAAGTCTTCCGAGGGAGATACTGCTTTTGAGCGGTGTCTCCCTTTTTTTTATTACGAATAATCCCTGTCCTTTCTTTTTTCTCTTATGTCTAAATATAACTTAACCGTAGGCCTTGATGATCGCAGTTATCCTATTTTTATTGAGGATGGAATACTGGAAACCGTAGGTGCGGATATTGCCAAAAGAAACATCGCCGATCGTTTTGTGGTTATCTCCGATGATTATGTTGCCAGCCTGTATGGTGCTACTCTTATGGCATCATTGAAGAATGCAGGTGTAGCTGCAGAACTGATCAGCTTTCCAAGGGGTGAGGCTTCAAAAAATCTTCAGGTATTTGCCGATCTTTCCTCGAAGCTTGCTCAGATGGGAATGGATCGAAAATCAGGACTCATTGCACTTGGTGGTGGGGTAACCGGCGATCTTACCGGATTCCTGGCTGCAAGCTATATGCGCGGTATACCTTTTGTTCAGATTCCAACCACGTTACTGTCCCAGGTGGACAGCTCAGTTGGCGGCAAAACAGGAGTTGATATTCCCGAGGGTAAAAATCTGGTGGGGGCGTTTTATCAACCCAAAGCGGTTTACATAGACAGTGCCGTCCTTACCACACTTCCCCTGGAGGAACTGCTTGGTGGAATAGCGGAGGTCATAAAGTATGGTGTCATTCGTGACCTGGAATTTTACTGCTTTCTGGAGAGAAACCTGGATGCAATTCTTGGCTTGCAGCCTGCGATTATTCAGGAGATGATACATACCTGTTGCAGGATTAAAGCAGAGGTTGTGGCACAGGACGAACGGGAATCAGATCTGCGACGTATTCTGAACTTTGGTCATACCATAGGGCACGCTGTTGAGGCGGCTTCGAACTTTACCTTGATTCATGGTCATGCTGTTGCCATCGGCATGGTAGCTGCACTTCGTATTGCTGTATCATCAGGACTCTGCAAACGAAAGGAAGCCGGGCGCGTTGCAACACTGATTCATGCTTTTGGCCTGCCCACAGAAATTCCTGAAGGAATGGATGCTGAACTGATTAAATCCTATATGAAGAGCGATAAGAAAAGTATAGGTGGATCTGTCTTTTATGTTTTGCCGATAACCATCGGTGATGTGATTATTACCAATGAAGTGACAGAAGAACAGGTTGATGCTGTCTTGGTTGTGAGGGGTGAGGGGTAGAAATCCACCTATTGCTTTTAACGCCTAACGCCTTACTCCTCACTCCCAACTCCTAACTCCTCACTCCTACCCCCTGACACCCAGAACATGCCTATCTACGAATTCTATTGTGACAACTGTAATGTAGTCTTTAACTTCCTTTCCAATCGGATCAACACCACCTCTAAACCCGCTTGCCCACGTTGTGGGAAATTAGAAATCAGTCGTCAGATGTCCACCTTTGCTACCATTGGCAGGGCAGTAGAAGCAAGTGACGATATGATGGCAGGTATGGATGAGAAGAGGATGGAGGAGGCCTTCGGTTCTCTGATGCAGGAGGCGGAAGGGATGAATGAGGAAGATCCGCGGCAGATGGCCTCCCTGATGAGAAAGTTCACGGAGCAAACCGGAATGAGTTTAGGTGACACCATGGAAGAGGCAATCTCCAGAATGGAAAAGGGGGAAGATCCGGACCTGATTGAGAAGGAGATGGAAGGTCAACTTGATGGTGACGATCTGTTTTCATTTGATGGTATGAAAAAGAAAGCCCTCTCCGGGGTAAAGCCTGCCCCTGATCATGATGAGAAATTATACACACTGTAAGCAATCTGTCCTAATCAATGTCATAGTTTTTTAATTTTTCCCACAGATTTTTCCTGCTGATTCCAAGAAGTTCTGATGTCTTGGTTTTGTTCCCCCCACAATGATTCAGCGCTTTGCGCAAACACACCTTTTCAGCAATGGCCATATTTTCAGCGAGGTTGAATCCCGTTTCTTTGCAACTTTCTATCGCGCAGAGTTCCGTTGGTAAATCTTCAGGATAGATTACCGGGCCACTGCAAAGAACCGAAGCCCGTTCCATGAGGTTGTGCAGTTCTCTGGCATTACCCGGAAATGAATAGGTTTCCAGGCAGCTCAATGCTTCCTGAGATATGGAAAAAGGAGTGTTGTACGGAGAATTGAACTCTTTAAGGAAATGATTGCAGAGTTCCGGGATGTCTTCCCTGTGTTCCCGAAGTGGTGGCATGACGATGGGAATTACCTTGAGCCTGAACAGGAGATCCTGACGAAACCGTCCTTCATCCACTTCTTTTTGCAGATCCTTGGAGGTGCAGGCGAGAACTCGCACATTGACATTGATGGTGGAGCTTCCTCCCACACGTTCAAATGCACCTTCCTGTAAGACCCGTAATAATTTCGCCTGGAGTGGGCCGGGGAGATCTCCAAGTTCATCAAGCAATAATGTTCCATTGTCAGCAAGTTCGAATTTCCCCTTCCGTTTTCTGTCCGCCCCGGTAAAAGCGCCACGCTCATGGCCAAACATCTCAGATTCCATAAGCCCCTCGGGAATAGCTGCACAGTTAATGGAAACAAATGGCTTGTCTCTGCGCAGGCTGGCCTTGTGGATTGCCCGTGCCGCAAGTTCTTTTCCTGTTCCAGATTCCCCGGTAATAAGTATGGTGGTATTTGTTGGGGCCGCCTGGCTGATAATGGAGTATACCTGCTGCATTGCAGGTGCCTTGCCGACAAGGCCACGATCGACGATACGACAGTTCTCCTCAAGTGTAGCAACCTGATTTTTAACCCGCTGGAAATCCAGGAGCCGGTTGCAGCGGATAATAAGATCATCCATATCGAAGGGTTTGAGTATATAATCCGAGGCACCTTGGCGAAGACAGTCAAGCGCATCATTCACAGATCCGTAAGCTGTCATAATAATGATGTCAGTTTCAGGTGAGAGCGTCTTGATTTTCTCGAGTAATTGTATCCCGTCCATACCAGGCATCCGAATATCTGAGATAACCAGATGGTAATCATTTTTCTCAAGCATTTTTACGCCATCAAGGCCATTTTCAACCTGATCAACATCCCAGTCAAATTGCTTTAATCTGTCGTAGACAGAAATACGCATTATTTCATCATCTTCAGCAAGAAGTATTCGTACCATTTTTGATTATATCTCCATCGTATTTTGGGGGTATTCAGGGATGGTGACTGTAAAGGTGGTTCCAGTTCCTTCTTCACTTGTAACGGCTACCGTTCCTTTCATTTTACCAACGAGAGTATAGGTGACGGACAGGCCAAGGCCTGTTCCTACCCCGACATCTTTAGTTGTGAAAAAAGGATCAAAGATGTGAGTCAGAATATCTTCAGCAATCCCTGTGCCTGTGTCCGTAAATGTGAATCGAAGCTGCTGCTCTATCATTTCGGAGCGTATGTGCAATGAGCCGCCGTCAGGCATTGCCTGGATAGCATTGAGACCAAGGTTTACAAAAATCTGTTTCAAGGCCTCTGCGTCGACATAGCATTCCTGCTCAATACTGTTTTC comes from Desulfocapsa sulfexigens DSM 10523 and encodes:
- a CDS encoding heavy metal translocating P-type ATPase, with protein sequence MKNLKLAVKGMHCAACSSRIEKVVGGMDGVVRASVNLATETMELQWDETQQSFDEIAERVAGMGFELESISAQQDLFEQNRAETAARLALMKKNLIFSMLLAIPLFTISMGEMMGLPLPEVLNPHTHPQNFALIQFVLVVAIMFLGRNFYINGFPALFRRVPNMDSLIAVGTGAAFVYSTWNMVEILMGIHVQMKVMDLYFESAGVLIALVSLGKYMETRSKSHTSEAISKLMQLTPETATVLVGDEKAFEQKTIPAEEIQENDILLIRPGDRIPVDGIIIKGNSVVDESMLTGESLPVSKTEGDVIIGGTLNSNGVLHVRAQQVGQDTMLSRIVRMVQEAQGSKAPIAGMADRISLYFVPVVMVFAVFTGLCWYFVGSADFSTSLRFFIAVLVIACPCAMGLATPTSIMVGTGRGAQLGVLVKSGEALEMAEKIDAVVFDKTGTLTHGKPELTDILTVENEMDTKDFLFLAASCEQNSEHLLAMALVAGAVAENISLIQPHEFEAVQGKGIQGQVDGRTVLLGNKQLLKEKGVGVSQLEAKVNELSAEGKTVLYLAVDNSFVAIFAVADTLKTEVPAAIGRMREMGLRLIMLTGDQEATANAIARQAGLTEVISQVLPDKKADVIQDLQKKGLKVAMVGDGINDAPALARADVGIAMGTGIDIAIESGDIVIMKGNLDGVITSLALSRAVMRNIRQNLFWAFGYNVVGIPVAAGLLTLFGGPALNPMIAGGAMALSSVSVVSNALRLRFFRV
- the sat gene encoding sulfate adenylyltransferase, translating into MASKLVAPHGGKGLVCALLEGKERDAELAKAKGLKQIEISDRAKGDLIMMGIGGFSPLSGFMTKADWKGVCENFTMADGTFWPVPITLDVNKADGVNVGDEIALVRKGEVFATMHVTEAFEMTEADKKWECEKVFMGEGEESVDGNFWKIAPDDHPGVIMVMAQKEVNIAGPVKVLSQGEYPKEYPGVYLTPAETRKMFDERGWANVAALQLRNPMHRSHEYLAKIAVEVCDGVLIHSLIGNLKPGDIPAPVRVKAIDILIENYFVKENVINSGYPLDMRYAGPREGLLHATFRQNYGVNNMLIGRDHAGVGDFYGLFEAQEIFERIPHTGDDAKDLLCKPMKIDWTFYCSECDGMASLRTCPHDKSSRVILSGTKLRKALSDGAEIVDHFGRNEVLDHLKVYYASLTEKVEVKMQGAASGESM
- the aroB gene encoding 3-dehydroquinate synthase; protein product: MSKYNLTVGLDDRSYPIFIEDGILETVGADIAKRNIADRFVVISDDYVASLYGATLMASLKNAGVAAELISFPRGEASKNLQVFADLSSKLAQMGMDRKSGLIALGGGVTGDLTGFLAASYMRGIPFVQIPTTLLSQVDSSVGGKTGVDIPEGKNLVGAFYQPKAVYIDSAVLTTLPLEELLGGIAEVIKYGVIRDLEFYCFLERNLDAILGLQPAIIQEMIHTCCRIKAEVVAQDERESDLRRILNFGHTIGHAVEAASNFTLIHGHAVAIGMVAALRIAVSSGLCKRKEAGRVATLIHAFGLPTEIPEGMDAELIKSYMKSDKKSIGGSVFYVLPITIGDVIITNEVTEEQVDAVLVVRGEG
- a CDS encoding FmdB family zinc ribbon protein; amino-acid sequence: MPIYEFYCDNCNVVFNFLSNRINTTSKPACPRCGKLEISRQMSTFATIGRAVEASDDMMAGMDEKRMEEAFGSLMQEAEGMNEEDPRQMASLMRKFTEQTGMSLGDTMEEAISRMEKGEDPDLIEKEMEGQLDGDDLFSFDGMKKKALSGVKPAPDHDEKLYTL
- a CDS encoding sigma-54-dependent transcriptional regulator, yielding MVRILLAEDDEIMRISVYDRLKQFDWDVDQVENGLDGVKMLEKNDYHLVISDIRMPGMDGIQLLEKIKTLSPETDIIIMTAYGSVNDALDCLRQGASDYILKPFDMDDLIIRCNRLLDFQRVKNQVATLEENCRIVDRGLVGKAPAMQQVYSIISQAAPTNTTILITGESGTGKELAARAIHKASLRRDKPFVSINCAAIPEGLMESEMFGHERGAFTGADRKRKGKFELADNGTLLLDELGDLPGPLQAKLLRVLQEGAFERVGGSSTINVNVRVLACTSKDLQKEVDEGRFRQDLLFRLKVIPIVMPPLREHREDIPELCNHFLKEFNSPYNTPFSISQEALSCLETYSFPGNARELHNLMERASVLCSGPVIYPEDLPTELCAIESCKETGFNLAENMAIAEKVCLRKALNHCGGNKTKTSELLGISRKNLWEKLKNYDID